Below is a window of Myxococcaceae bacterium JPH2 DNA.
GGCACCTCAGCCGAGGCGACAACTTCCCTGACACAGGGGGAGTAGGTCAGAGGGTACGTCGACACAGCGGTTTTGACCCGACGGCAAGGCCCTGCCTATCGCTGAAGGATAGGCAGGGCTTCGGACAGTTCAGACGGCTGGATGCCGCCGGCATGGCCGGCGCAGCGCTGGATGGGACATTGGCGCCGAAGTTCCCGCGACGAGCGGCGAGGCCTGGCGACGGTCCCAACTGCCTCCGCCCAGCAGGAGCCAAGTGAAGTAGCCAACCGTATGGAAGTTCGCGGTCACCCAGTCGGACCCCGAAATTTCCTGACTTCGTCTAACCCCAAGATGTCTCTCATGTTTTCCGTCGCACTCTTTAGAGAGGCACCGAGAACGAGTTCGCGCAGAGTTTCTCTCGGGGAGCCGATTGAAAGTCTATGCAACGTCGCAGGACCTTCTTTTCAACACAGGCCTCGCGATGAAAATCGCGGGGCCTTCGTGCGCAAGTCTCTGAGTTACAAAGGAGTCTCCCTCGCAGAGTAGAGAGCGCTTGGAGTTGCCCCCGTCAAATCGGACACGGTCAGAGGGGTGGGGCTGCTCGTCGGTACTCGATGGGGGAACGCGTCCTCAGGCCCTTGTGAGGGTGCACGTGATTGTAGTCGTCGAACCACGTGGGCAACTGTCGAAGGACGGCCTCCGCACTGTCCAGGCGAGTCAGGTGGATGTAGGCGCGCTTGAAGCTCTTCACGAAGGACTCCGCCATCCCGTTGCTCTCAGGTGAGTACGCTGGAGTTGTTCGGATGAGCAGGCCCAGCTTTGCGCCGAACCGCAAGCTCGAGGGACTGAAGTCGCCGGGAAGGCGGCGGATTCAGGGTCGGCGGAACCGCTGCTTCGCCGCGTCGGTGACCGGAGCGAAGAGGTTGATGAGGTTCCCTTCGGGATCGCGAATGAGCAGAGAGCGATTGCCCCACGGCATGGTCGTCGGCGACTGCACGAGTTCGGTGACGACTCCGCCGAGCCTGGCGAACGCTGCGTCGACGTCTTCGACGAGGAACTCGATGATCGCCGTATGGTTGTCGGCCGCCCTCGCGGCGCCTTCGGCGAACAGCTTCACGGTGCGCTCGCTGCCGATGGCGAGCGTGCACGCGGGGGTGGGGATCTCGGCGAAGTCGTCGTTGAGCCACCTCGCCGGCAACGCCGTGACGGCCTCGTAGAAGGCCACGAGCTTCTTGATGTCGCGAACGATGAGTCGAACGGAGTAGAGGTTCATGCCGAGCGTTGTACACAGGGGCTGCTGACAGCATGATGTCAGCATGCGACGCGCCGACCGGCTGTTCCGAATCATCCAGACGCTGCGGCGCTCGCGGGGGCCCGTCACCGCCACGAAGCTCGCCGACGAGTTCGAGGTCACCAAGCGGTCTATCTATCGCGACATCGCCGCGTTGGTGGCGCAGCACGTACCGATCCGGGGCGAAGCTGGGGTCGGCTACATCATCGACCGCGAGTTCGACATGCCGCCCCTCATGCTCACCCCCGACGAGCTCGAAGCGGCGGTCCTCGGCGCGCAATGGGTCGCCGAGCGGGGAGATCGAGCGCTGGCCGCGGCCGCGCGCGACCTGCTGGCGAAGATTTCGGCGTCCGTCCCCGCGCACCTCCGCGTCTTCGTCACCGAGCCAACCGTCGGTGCACCGGTCCCGCTCGCCCAGCGTCCTGATGGGATCGACGTCGCGCAGGTCCGGCGTTGGATCCGCGCCGGACGTAAGCTCCGCATCCGGTACGAGGACGAGGCCGGGAAGCAGACGCGCCGCACGATCTGGCCGGTGATGATCGGCTACACGGATGCGGTGCGTCTGATCGCGGCGTGGTGCGAGCAGCGCAAGCGCTTTCGCCATTTCCGGACCGACCGCATCCTCGACGCCGAGTTCCTCGATGACTTGAGCGACGTCCGCCCGGCGAGCTTGCTCACACGATGGAGGGCGCACATGGACGACCGCGGCGTGCGCTTACCGTGAGGCATCGGCGTGCCCCCGTGCTGGAGGGGTCGCGCGAGAACGAACTTGGGAGGAATCGCTTCGACGGTGCGCCAGACCGGTGGAGGTCGCGGCGTCGGCACGCGACGAATGGCCAGGGCTGAAAGAACCTGAACGAGAGGGACAGTCCCGTCCTCGACAGGGACGCGCGCGCTGGGAGCGTCACCCATCACGTCCCGCGGACCTGGAACGGCCAGCCCTGGCAGGAGCGACAGCTGGATTGAGCTGGCATCGCGCCTCGGATAACGTCTGACCCAAGCTGCATCCTCGCAGTCGGTCTCGCCAGCCGATCCCAACTCGGCGTCCGCTTTGTTCCCGTACCTGAAGCTGAAGTGGTCCTCGCGCGAGAGTCTCTGCGCGCAGTTGCTGTCGGTCCTCCAGTCGATTCCACTCGAAGGACCGCATCCCCACGAGAGCACTTCCGCCAACGAGCACTACCTGAAGTGGGCGCTGTACCTCCGAGCGCATCACCAGAAGCCCGGGAGAGACCCGACGCGGGAGCGCTGCATCGACCTGCTGGCGCGCTTCGCGGGCCCGGGGCAGCGTGACGCCTTGCGCGACCTCCTCCTCGATGACCGGGAGGGAATCGTCGCCAGGAGCCACTCCCTGCAGGGGGCGCTTTCCGTGGGGATTGAGCTGTCCCCGCGCGAGTTCGCGGGACTTCTCGA
It encodes the following:
- a CDS encoding transposase; protein product: MAESFVKSFKRAYIHLTRLDSAEAVLRQLPTWFDDYNHVHPHKGLRTRSPIEYRRAAPPL
- a CDS encoding YafY family transcriptional regulator, whose amino-acid sequence is MRRADRLFRIIQTLRRSRGPVTATKLADEFEVTKRSIYRDIAALVAQHVPIRGEAGVGYIIDREFDMPPLMLTPDELEAAVLGAQWVAERGDRALAAAARDLLAKISASVPAHLRVFVTEPTVGAPVPLAQRPDGIDVAQVRRWIRAGRKLRIRYEDEAGKQTRRTIWPVMIGYTDAVRLIAAWCEQRKRFRHFRTDRILDAEFLDDLSDVRPASLLTRWRAHMDDRGVRLP
- a CDS encoding VOC family protein, which produces MNLYSVRLIVRDIKKLVAFYEAVTALPARWLNDDFAEIPTPACTLAIGSERTVKLFAEGAARAADNHTAIIEFLVEDVDAAFARLGGVVTELVQSPTTMPWGNRSLLIRDPEGNLINLFAPVTDAAKQRFRRP